From the Nematostella vectensis chromosome 7, jaNemVect1.1, whole genome shotgun sequence genome, the window AATAGCGATGAAGTAAGAATTCTACTTACTAAACCCATAATTGCTACTACTAGGAAGCCAGCATGACATTAGCAGATGCATTGCATTTTAAACAATAGAACATAAATAGGCCTGTTACTCGTTAGATAACCGTGATTACTACTACTCGGAAACCAGCACAATTTGATGTGACGCACTATAGTAAAAACGTAATTGCCACCTCGCAGTTGCACAATGGGATCACGTTGGTTAGCGGGGTCAGACCACAGGAACAATCACTTACCAAGATGTGGGTTTGAGTCGTTTTGAAAAAGCACATTCAGAAGTAATATCCGGCCATTTTACTCGCATTCTAGCCAGCCGGAAAGTCTGGCCAGGAGAATAAATCCAATTTAGACTCTTCCTTGAGCGTAGAGCAAGGAGTCGAATGTCTGCCTCGTGTGTGTCTTTTAAAGAGGTGGTTACGTTGATTGGAAAGCATTAGAAGAGTGGCGCTAAATATGTGTACATTTTTCTCTCAAACTTTCACTCACAGGGCTTCTTCCATTCACTACTAAAGTCTTTGGAATATGTCCGTGAGGTCTCCTTATACATACCTAATAGATCCATATGAGCATTTACTAACATATCATTTCCTTGTTTGTAGAACCCGGTGGTTTGATAGCGCGGACGGAAATAAGAAGGGAAACTTTTTTTCCTGGAAAACTTTGGGCAAACACAAGCCACATAGGTGTGTCATCGAACTTTAGCTTGTCATTCCGTATGGTCTGCAATCCCAACCAGTACGGTGATTCCTGCTCGAAGTTTTGCGAACCACGTGATGATAAATTTGGTCACATGACGTGTGACGCGAACGGAACGCATGTCTGCTTACCAGGCTGGCAGGGACTTCCTTACTGCACAACTCGTAAGTACTAGCCGTTGCGTTACCAAACTGAAAGTGTTGCGTTACCAACAAAACCAGTGCGTTAGTAAACCGAATCCGTTGCGTTAGGTTAATGGAGTGATTGGGGATTAGGTTAGCAAATAAACTTATATAAGCAAGATAAAACATGTTGCGTCGTCAAAAAACCTTTCTAAGCACGTTGCATAACAAAACTAGCCAGGTTACGTTGTCGCGACTGCCACTCATAGATTGTGTTCTCCTTTGTCGGGACTGCCACTCATAGATTGTGTTCTCCTTTGTCGCGACTGCCACTCATAGATTGTGTTCTCCTTTGTTGCGTTTCAGCTGTTTGTAGTAAAAGCTGCAGACCAAATGGAAACTGCGTCAGCCCAGATAGATGCAGGTGAATGCCTCTATTACTTGTTACATCACTTAACATTGTCATTTCCCGTCATTATTAGCCTATTTAACGTCACTTTACTTCATTATCAGTCTATGTGGCGTCATCTTCACCTATCATGGAGTCATCACTCCCCTATTTAACTTCATCTTTAACGTGCGCGGCACATAATAAAGTGTTACCATCTTAACAGGGTCATGGCACCCTTATGACACAATCTTCCCCCTACATATCATGACGTGGTCATGACGTGAACCCTACCATATCCCTGTCATTACCCCACGTGACACCAGCTCTACCTTAAATGACTCCACCCTTGCCATACATAGCCTTATTAGTACATTAATAGGCGTCAATATCGACTTACTGTTTTCTTGCGTATGGCTTTGCAGTTGCCAAGGTGGCTGGACAGGTCCCCAGTGTAATCAGTGCGTGCCCCACCCGGCCTGCGTGCACGGGACGTGTAACAAGCCTTTTGATTGCATCTGTACGCCTGGATGGGGAAGCTTGTACTGCGACTTGGGTAAGAGACCGCCGATTGTGGCCCTCtgtcggccgccattttgtcatcctagccaAGATCCAATTGTGAAAAACCATTCATTTCCATTGTTAAGACGACCTCCATCCTCACTCCCTTCTCGTTAAAAAAAGTGTTCTTTTGTTGCTTAGCTGCAATTTGTTTGTCATTGACTTGTAGAATTGGACTACTGTGGTCGCAACAATCCTTGTATAAATGGTGCATCGTGCAAAAACACAAATCCAGGACAGTACAAGTGCATCTGTAAGCCAGGATACACCGGCATCAACTGTCAACATGGCAAGTACAAGAGCATCGTTATATTAAGGGATCGATGTCGCTAGTCTAACGTTCCTAGTTGGGTTTTAACcgaaatgttgttgttttttgtttcttcaGAATTAAATGAATGTGATAGTAGTCCTTGCCAAAACGGGGGGATGTGCAAGGTGAGGTGCTTTTGGCCAtttcatcatcacaatcataaTAATTATCAGTATTTTTATTAACATATTCCATTATCACCATGATCTCGTTTTTGTCATTTTCGTCATCATCagttgtcatcaccatcatcagttGTCATCAAAACTACCATGGCACCATCATAACATCAATTATtaacattgtcatcatcattattcataTACCGGTATCACCTTTATAATCAAAGTTTTCCTCATCAATATCCTGCTTGATCAAAATCGTCTTCCATTTTACATCTTCCTACAATACCAAAACTGATCTCCCATCCTTTTATTTTCGCAGGATCTCTTCAATGACTTTAACTGTACCTGTCCAACCGGTTTTACCGGAAAGAAATGCGAACATAATATCGGCGATTGCTTTGATGGCGCGTGTCAAAATGGCGGCACATGTGTGGACGGCGTCAATCGGTACACCTGCTCCTGTCCAGCGGGGTTCTCAGGTCGAGCATGTGAATTTGCTGTTGATAAAACGACTGGAAGACCGACTACAACAACAGATGGAAATTCTACCTCAGGTATGGCATGACCAACAACTTTCTACGACTTAACCGCCTTTTGGCTTCTGTCATTCAAGAAACAATTCCTGATCATTGCTTGGTCAGCATCGTTATCGTTTCGAAATACTTTTGGAGAATATAAAAAATGTAGTAAATGTTAGTTAATAAACGAGATatgtataatttttttttagtaatttTATGTCTGATGTttatttgatttctttttagttgGAACCGGTGAACATGGGTCTAGCTCAAGTAAGTATTCATCTCTTTTTATGTCTAAAAAAAACCGATCTGATAAGAATGTGAAATGAATTAAGTGAGAAAAGGGCTGATTAATGGGCGCTGGGGCACTGGGCCAGGATTTGTATGACAAAGTTTCGTCTATCGGAAGGGGGTGATCGGGGTACGAGATAGACTTCTTACTTCGCTAACAGGGGAAAAGACTTGGAATCAATTCGTCGTTGTATAGTATAccatgatgtagtgtataactCTTGGCAAGTCTAATCCCGGTACTGTTGGCTTTCAGGTTGGGATGAGAATAAGACGCTAATATTACCGATAGTTCTGTGCGGTGCGGCTGTATTGTGTGTTATTGCGGGTATTCTTGTGTGGAAAACTTGTCGAAAGCGGCCGTTCTGTTGCTTCGCGTCTAGTGCGAAAGGTGATCCTCAGGAATCGAACACTCGCACGGAAATCAGACCGGTTGATCCGGCTGTCAAACAAGTTGATCTAGATATGGACCCAAAGAGACTTAACGAGACGGACCTCAAACACTGCGGGGCTGGAGGGACCAAATCCCGGAAAAATCCggacattattattaatttcgtGCCTTCGCACGCCAAGAAGAATGTAAATAGCAGACTAGACTGTCAAACTGTTGGAAGAAAACTTCCTCCAGAGAGGGGAAAGGGGAAGGAAATTCCAGATTCTCCTAAAGCTGAAACTTCAAGGTGAGTGATGCGGTACTGAAAGTTGATGTACGTTTTAGAGAAATGATTTATTTAGCTCGGAGTTAGAAAGATTATGATCAGAAAGATACAGCAGATTTAGGATTTGGTAGCTCCGCAATGCTCAACTCATCTCAGTCGTTCACCACGTTACATACGTGAAGTTGAGCTTAGACAGGTTTGCACGGCTAGCCGATGCTAGAGCGTGAATATAATATGAACAACATTTCCTAATGCAACTGCATTTTATTGTTAAATGATGATTGAATTGAAGATCACCCTACGTCGCGAGAACGCCTAACAACAACTTGCATGAGTTAAGCTAATGAGTACGGTAACACGTAACATGGATAGCGGCTTAGCTAACATGCCAAACACATGATAATCGTGGTACATATTTCCGTGACGTTTGTTGCGCGAGAAAATTGTCATGACACCACGTGACCATGATACCACGTGACACAAACCTTGCCTCCCAGTCCTTGCGTGACATTGCGTGACATTGGTGTGTTTGTAGTGACATCGTTGTGTTTGCTATTTAAAGTTTTGGTTCATTGAAAGGGAAGCTTATAACGAAGGCACTACACCCAGCTGATAATTTAAGTTAATTTGAGTTAACTGTGGTCTATTTTCACACTTCGTCTCTTCTTTCATCACTTGTAATATTTGTGTGTGGTTTGTGTGCACTGAAACTTTATAAGAAATGTGAGAGTATACTTACCTTCCAGGCAAAAGCTGCAATTGACAGAAAAAGCCTATATTTCATATGTCTATTGATTGCTCCTACTTGTTTTTCACtccatcttttttcttttcgcccTCTTctacaaatcgatgttttatACACCTCTTATATTGTTTCCATCCTCATTTgcacattttctttttctttattctggacttcttttctgtttttttattattattattattatttctctCGTTTTTCTATGTCTTTCATATGTTCTTCGTTTATCACCACTTCTTCTTTTTGTccaatcctttttttcttcaaaatcgATTTTTTTATCCACGCATTTATCATGTCCACTATCAATGCGTTCCTTCATCTTGATCATCCACAAACACTCTAAACTCACCACCATCGTGCCATTGTTGCCTCTGTCGTCCTAACTCGACACCGCCAATCACTACTTGTCATCAGCAACGAACCATCATCGTCTTATATTTTGGAAACGAAAAGCGCCCTCGATGGACCGTGTCCCCGAAGGAAGAACAAATTCGAATTTTGAGTGATTCTGGATCTGGGTTCGATAAGCTTCCCTTTGCTGAGCAAAGCTGATGATTGACAAGTGGTCTATTTTTTCAGGGCGTCCATGGAGTTGTCCGAGATAGTACCAGAGCAAGATTTGGGGGAACTTTTCCTACCAAACCGCTGTTTTGATTACGGTTACTGGCAAGAAGTGGAAGTGGAAATATAAGTTAATTAAATTAAGGTAAAGAAACGAAAAaagagaggaaaaaaaaacacaaagagtCTTATCAAATTGGCACACCCCGTGTTGCCTTGCGAAAGGACATCGTGCGTTCCCGTGGGCGTGGAAAATGCCGAGTCTCGTTCCATTGATTACATTTAACCACATGTCACATTTTAATTAACCTAATGTTAATTTGACATTCTTATCGTGTGTTTTAATGCAGTAACGTCAGACTAGAGTCTAAAAATAGCGTGATGCTAATGCTGCGGCGACACTGACGTACATCGCGCTAACATGCAGCCAATCACGTGCCCCTGTAGTGTATTCCACGTGTCCCCCCCGTGCCCCCATAATCCTCTTAAGATTCTACTCTCTTTCACAGGTTTCTGAAGCCTACAAATAAAAACTCGACAAGCTGATGTCGTGTGACCTTATCACGTGATCAGACGCGCACATGTTGCTCAAAGCATTATGAGAAACAGAAATGCAAAACCTGACTTACAGGTTAAGTCACGTGGCTGGCCAGTTCATAGTGTGAAAATTTCGCTCGAGATCGCTGACAAGTCGTAACTGTCTCGTGAGTCACGAGATTCAAAGGCGAGACCTAGGGGACCAGGCCGCCTGGAAAGGAGAATCCACAGCAACCCCGCATTTGGTGATGGAACTTGTAAATAGAACACTGTTATAATATGAATTAGGACATGCGGACTTGAGGTTGTTTGTGACGGAAATAATTTTTAATGGCAGAAGTCGTACAGGTACATTGTAACATAATTTTCGAGATGGTAAATAGTACAAGTTGTATTGAATTAGTGGTGAACTTTTACGGATGCATGTCCGACGTAGAATTTGTCCCGCTAATTTTCAGACGTTCATATCGTGCCGTGTTCCACGTGGGTCACGTAACCCCCTGGCCGACTCACTGCGCATGGGTAGTGTGCGGAAAAATGTTTGCACAAAAACCGTTCACATCGGGAAATGTTCTAGGAATCGTCAATCGTGGTTGCACATTGTATAAGTAGACATCATCCGTTGGCTATATTCAAATGGTATGTCTGTGGTTGAATGCGACATTAGCTAGACGGGAGACTGGGTCCGACACTCACTTTTTATGTCGCTCCCGTTGCCTTATTTGGATGTCTTTCTCTCCAGCACGACCCATCTGGGCGCCCAGTCTCCCGCGTCAACACATTCTCAGCATGCATAGCGTTATCATATCCCATGATGCCATACACAGGATTCCGGTTTTAAGTGTATTTACCCTTTTGGTTACCAAGGCTTCGTATCTGGAGTAAGAGTAAGGCCTTATGGCCGCATTATAAAGCTGCCCTCgcatctgattggttaattcCCCTTGTTTACTTTGATTCCCGTGTGTATAAAAATCCCGGatagaaataatttttaattttaatgcTACCCCAAATTCATCAGACATTattacatattttttcttagatTATTCTTGAAAGAAATGAGAAACCCTGATTTTTTGGCAATTTTAAGCTCGTCACTaatctgcatttttttttcctctggTTCTTTATTCTTCGGCATGGCACCATATCTATTCTGTATTGAGAAAGAGCGAAAGGAAAAGTACGCTTTTGTTTGTTGCCTTTCTTTGATGGTTTTGTTAATGTTGTTTATACCAGTTGGGAATCTTTTAAGTCGGAGTTGCAGTGAGACCTTTCTACAGTGAGCTTTCCTCTTGGTAAAGTAAAGTTTGGATCTTGTAAGGACGCTTTCTAAACTTTTGATAAATTTGAAATTCTAATATTTCTCagcatttctgtgttttttgACTTAGCGTTCTAGCAAAAAGTGCACTGCtcaaaaaagtattttcgGAATTCAAACTTTACTTAAACAGTAGAGATGGGCACCCTGTGGTCACTTCACCATGGCACAACTGCGTGGTTAAAATTTTTATTCTCAGGTTTGACTGCGACCCAGTCTCTTTCCGTCCTCAATGCTTCACTAAATTAACTCGCGCATGCGTATAGACTTAACCGATGTGGATTttatagatatatatttttgtaaaattttCTACTGTGAACGGTTTTGTAGAACTGCCAATTGATGTCGTTACAAAGATaatttaatatatattatatatgatATATAGTATAGAGAACAATAAACGTCTTGCACTTATCATCTTGTTGTTTTGCTTGTTCGATACTGCCCCTGTACAGTACGTGAGTGTCCGTGATATACATTTTTACTGGTTCCGTaagtgtccgttatatacagGTTTACTGTACAGCAGACCATTGTATGTGTCTCGAGAGTGTCCGTTAAATACAGGTTTACTGTACAGCAGACTATTGTATGTGTCTCGagagtgtccgttatatacagGTTTACTGTAAAGCAGACTATTGTATGTGTCTCGAGAGAGTCCGTTGTATACAGGTTTACTGTACAGCAGACTATTGTATGTGTCTCGagagtgtccgttatatacagGTTTACTGTACAGCAGACTATTGTATGTGTCTCGagagtgtccgttatatacagGTTTACTGTACAGCAGACTATTGTATGTGTCTCGagagtgtccgttatatacagGTTTACTGTACAGCAGACTATTGTATGTGTCTCGagagtgtccgttatatacagGTTTACTGTACAGCAGACTATTGTATGTGTCTCGagagtgtccgttatatacagGTTTACTGTACAGCAGACTATTGTATGTGTCTCGAGAGAGTCCGTTATATACAGGTTTACTGTACAGCAGACTATTGTATGTGTCTCGagagtgtccgttatatacagGTTTACTGTACAGCAGACTATTGTATGTGTCTCGagagtgtccgttatatacagGTTTACTGTACAGCAGACTATTGTATGTGTCTCGAGAGAGTCCGTTATATACAGGTTTACTGTAAAGCAGACTATTGTATGTGTCTCGAGAGAGAGTCCGTTATATACAGGTTTACTGTAGAGCAGACTATTGTATGTGTCTCGagagtgtccgttatatacagGTTTACTGTAAAGCAGACTATTGTATGTGTCTCGAGAGAGTCCGTTATATACAGGTTTACCGTACAGCAGACTATTGTATGTGTCTCGagagtgtccgttatatacagTTTTACTGTACAGCAGACTATTGTATGTGTCTCGAGAGAGTCTGTTATATACAGGTTTACCGTACAGCAGACTATTGTATGTGTCTCGagagtgtccgttatatacagGTTTACCGTACAGCAGACTATTGTATGTGTCTCGAGAGAGTCCGTTATATACAGGTTTACTGTACAGCAGACTATTGTATGTGTCTCGagagtgtccgttatatacagGTTTACTGTACAGCAGACTATTGTATGTGTCTCGagagtgtccgttatatacagGTTTACTGTACAGCAGACTATTGTATGTGTCTCGagagtgtccgttatatacagGTTTACTGTACAGCAGACTATTGTATGTGTCTCGagagtgtccgttatatacagGTTTACTGTACAGCAGACTATTGTATGTGTCTCGagagtgtccgttatatacagGTTTACTGTACAGCAGACTATTGTATGTGTCTCGAGAGAGTCCGTTATATACAGGTTTACTGTAAAGCAGACTATTGTATGTGTCTCGAGAGAGTCCGTTATATACAGGTTTACTGTAAAGCAGACTATTGTTTGTGTCTCGAGAGAGTCCGTTATATACAGGTTTACTGTACAGCAGACTATTGTATGTGTCTCGAGAGAGTCCGTTATATACAGGTTTACTGTAAAGCAGACTATTGTATGTGTCTCGAGAGAGTCCGTTATATACAGGTTTACTGTAAATCAGACTATTGTATGTGTCTCGagagtgtccgttatatacagGTTTACTGTAAAGCAGACTATTGTATGTGTCTCGAGAGAGAGTCCGTTATATACAGGTTTACTGTACAGCAGACAATTGTATGTGTCTCGAGAGAGTCCGTTATATACAGGTTTACTGTACAGCAGACTATTGTATGTGTCTCGAGAGTGTCCgttatattgttgttgtttgtttgttgtttgtccGTCGCTACGACGAGGACCATCGTGttcatttttacattttcaccGTCATCCTGAGCGGGACTAAGGACGCTTGTGGGTGCGCAGATGGCTAATAAGGCCAATCTGTGCACGGAAAAGCCTGGGGCACTGAGGGCATGGTATTGTTGCAGCTTTGGGATCTTGAGACTTTCTGGCGGCTCTACGCTCCTCTGCGGCAGCTGTCCAATTTGCCTCGCATGCCGCAGCACCGTTGCGAATGACACGGCGCCAACCTTGACGGTTTTGTGCCAGAAGCTCCCACGAGGTGTGATCGATGTTGAATGCTTTCAGCGAGAGTTTTAGGGTGTCTTTAAATCTCTTCTTCTGGCCACCTTTGCAGCGTTTTCCGTGCTGAAGCTCACCAAACAGAAGTTTCTTAGGAAGCCGTTCATCAGGCATACGAGCTACGTGCCCCGCCCAGCGAAGCTGAGACTGTTTCAGGATGGTGTGAATGCTGGGCAGACCTGCACGTGCAAGGACCTCAGTATCCGGGATCTTTTCTTGCCAGCGAACATTGAGAATTTTCCTCAGACAGGTAGTGTGGAAATGGTTAAGCTTCATCGCATGGCGCTTGTAGATAGTCCAGGTTTCAGACCCGTAAAGTAGCGTAGGCAGCACAACGGCACGATACACTTTGATCTttgtatctgttcttatcccTCTCCTTTTCCAAACGTTCTTACGAAGCCTTCCAAATGCGGCGCTTGCTATGGCGAGTCTGTTGGTAACTTCGTCATCGAGGACAACGTTTCTGGAGAGAGTACTGCCAAGGTAGATAAATTTGTCAACAGCATTGAGTTTTTGaccattgatgatgatgttaggTTCAGTGTAGGGCTTTCCAGGCGCTGGCTGATGCATAGCCTCCGTCTTTTTGGTGTTTATTTTGAGGCCGAAGTTGTTACAGGCACTAGAAAACAGATCTACGCTGTGTTGCAGGTCTGCTTGAGAGGTAGCATTGAGGGCACAATCGTCAGCGAATAAGAGGTCGTTTACAGTATCAGCCGAGATCTTGGATTTCGCCTGAAGCCTCCTGAGATTGAACACAGAGCCATCGAAACGATACTTGATGCCGATGCCTACCTCATCATCTGAATAGAGTAGGGGCAAGGACGCATCCTTGCTTAACTCCGTTTGAGACAGGGAAAGAATGAGAGGTCTCTCCGTTGTCCTGGACGCTCGCAAGCATGCCGTCATGTAATTGGCGTACGATGTTTATGAATTTGCTGGGACAGCCAAACTTCGCCATTATTTTCCAGAGGCCCTCTCTACTGACAGTATCAAACGCTTTTGTCAGGTCGACGTAGGTGGAATACAGGTCGACATTTTGTTCTTGACACTTCTCCTGAAGTTGCCTTGCAGCAAATATCATGTCAGTTGTCCCGCGCTCCTTCCGGAAACCACATTGACTTTCAGGTAGGAGGCCTTGCTCGAGATGTACAATGAGACGATTGAGTAAGACTCTGGCCAGAATTTTGCCAGCGATGGACAGCAGGGAGATTCCTCGATGATTATCGCAGATACGGCGGTTTCCTTTGCGTTTGTAGAGATGTATAATGGAGGCATCCTTAAAGTCCTGAGGCACTGCCTCGTGATTCCAGATGAGCTGAAAAAGCTGGTAAAGTTTCTCCGTCAGAGCCGCACCTCCCTCTTTGTAGACTTCCGCTGGTATGGAGTCTGACCCTGGGGCTTTGCCACTGGATAGAAGGTTGACTGCTTTCTGAATTTCCACGAATGTTGGTACAACGTCCATGGTTTCGTCGACAGGAACTTGAGGTAGTCTGTTAATGGCTTCGTCATTTATTGCCGAGGGTCTATTCAGGACACTCTCAAAGTGTTCTGCCCACCTCGCCAGGACTTTATCTTTATCGGAGATCAGTGTTTCCCCATCAGCACTGAGAAGTGGAGACAATGAGCCTGAGGTAGTAGGACCATAGATTTCATTTAAGCTGTTGTAGAAATTTTTCATGTCGTTTCTGTCAGCATAGTCCTGGATCTCATCAGCTTTCCTACTGAGCCAGGTATCTTGCATCTGACGCAGCTTTGCTTGGACGGTGCTTCGTACTTTTCTTAGTGTATCAAGTTTTGAAATTGACGATGGGTCAACGAGATGAGCTTTGTACGCACGACGCTTTTCCTCTAGCAGTTGTTCAATCTCCGTGCTGTTATCATCAAACCAGTCTTTGTGCTTTCTGATTTTTTGCCCGAGGCACTCTAAAGCCGTGTTGTAAACCAATTCACGGAGTCCTGCCCATGCAGTCTCAACGTCCTGGCCATTTAGCAGAGTGGAATCCAAGCGTTGTTTCAGAGTATCAGAAAAGGTGTTTTTAGTCTCACTGACTTTCAGCTTGCTGGTATTCAGACGTTTAGTCTTCTTTACACCCTGAGGCCTTCTCTTTGGTTGGACACGAATATTAAGTTTGGAAACAACAAGACGGTGGTCTGTCCAACAGTCAGCGCCACACATGGTCTTTGTGACCCGAACATCCTGTCTGTCTCTTTTACGCACGATGGAATAGTCTATCAGATGCCAGTGCTTTGAGCGGGGGTGCATCCAAGATGTTCTGTTACGGGTGGGAAGTTTGAAGATGGTGTTTGTGATTAGAAGCTCGTGCTCTGCACATGTTTGGAGAAGGAGAAGACCATTGCTGTTGCATTTGCCGACTCCATGTTTCCCAATCACTCCTTCCCACACGGAACTGTCGCACCCAACTCTTGCGTTGAAGTCGCCTAGAATAATGAGCTTGTCTGCTTGAGGAACAGTGTTGATGACATTGTTTAGATCTTCGTAAAACTTGTCCTTTATCTCATCCGGGTTGGTCATTGTAGGTGCATAGGCACTAATGATAGTGGCGAACCTTTTATCATTGGAAAGGGGCAGCCTCAATGTCATAAGACGGTCACTTATACCCTTAGGTGGATCAGGTAGCTTGCAAGCAATGGACGACTTAACAGCAAACCCCACTCCTGCTTCTCTTCTCTCTACCGGGCTGCGTCCACTCCAGAAGAAATTATAGTCTGTACCTCTCTCGCATAGCATGCCCTCTCCCGCTAGTCTGGTTTCACTAAGAGCAGCGATGTCAATGTTGTATCTACCAAGTTCGCTTGCGACAAGTGCTGTGCGTCTCTCGGGTCTTTCGGAGCCACCTCTGTCAAGGAGTGTGCGAACGTTCCAGGCTGCAGCGGTTAGTGGTGTGAATCTTGCTTTTGGTTTACTTCCTTTGTTTCGACCGCATAAATAAGGCCCCCTCCAGTCGCGGTAAACTGGATAGGGTAAGGTGGAGCAGGCAATGTTTGGGACACCTTTTCTAGTCCTCTCCTCTTGCCATGGAGGTGAGCAGTGCGTTCCTAAATAGGGCTGCTCAGTCACTCAGACTGCTGCCGAGATCCACTGCTGCTCCAGTCAGTGAATAGCGACCCTATGGCCTGAGCCGCCTATGTGCAGGTTTGCATCTACGACTTCCAGTGTACCCACACCTGTCGCTTCGTTGCGTGCCTGTCGCCACAGGACTTTGGATTAGGGTGatgaagtgaaaaaaaatgatagatGACTTGCGCTATGAATTTTGATTTAAGTGAAGAAGAGTTGCGCATCGTCGACCTCACTCTCTCGTCTGGAGCCATCATGTACCAGTGGCAGGACAATGTCTAGACGACTGGAAGACAGAACCAGATGCAGTGGATGGCCAAGATAAACCATGGATGACTTCACTTGCCCTTAACACTCCACGGGTGCTTTGCTGAAGCCGCCGTCTTCCCCATAGAACAAGTAGTATCTATCGGGGGGTTTGCCGGTTCTCAGACTTTTTGAGAGCCTTTCCCATAACAGGGTATGGCCGCAAGGCAGCGGAGGTTTGAAATCAGGGTTTTCCTTCCCCTAGGTGGACTGCCGACCAAGGCTAATGAGCTCCACCTACCCAGGAGACTTTGAGTGCCTTTCCCTGACAGGGTATGGCCGCAAGGCAGCGGAGGTTTGAAATCAGGGTTTTCCTTCCCCTAGGTGGACTGCCGACCAAGGCTGAAGAGCTCCACCTACCCGAGAGGGAATATACCGTCCCTCGCTCGGTCCCTAGGATAACATTTTGTCTAAGACAGGTGCACCACGTGAA encodes:
- the LOC5516035 gene encoding delta-like protein 1 isoform X1, with translation MQLLPLQPSRPHVSASGRLLQSFLTLTLVFILFPPHVAGQGVFEVKLRRVWNPGGRNFTRQCCSGMEVDGKCALPCRTYVRACLRQYSPGHPTDCTFGNMLTSELGQDSFTAPRDHVIRFDIASSWPGSFSMIVELRSLEPGGLIARTEIRRETFFPGKLWANTSHIGVSSNFSLSFRMVCNPNQYGDSCSKFCEPRDDKFGHMTCDANGTHVCLPGWQGLPYCTTPVCSKSCRPNGNCVSPDRCSCQGGWTGPQCNQCVPHPACVHGTCNKPFDCICTPGWGSLYCDLELDYCGRNNPCINGASCKNTNPGQYKCICKPGYTGINCQHELNECDSSPCQNGGMCKDLFNDFNCTCPTGFTGKKCEHNIGDCFDGACQNGGTCVDGVNRYTCSCPAGFSGRACEFAVDKTTGRPTTTTDGNSTSVGTGEHGSSSSWDENKTLILPIVLCGAAVLCVIAGILVWKTCRKRPFCCFASSAKGDPQESNTRTEIRPVDPAVKQVDLDMDPKRLNETDLKHCGAGGTKSRKNPDIIINFVPSHAKKNVNSRLDCQTVGRKLPPERGKGKEIPDSPKAETSRASMELSEIVPEQDLGELFLPNRCFDYGYWQEVEVEI
- the LOC5516035 gene encoding delta-like protein 1 isoform X2, encoding MQLLPLQPSRPHVSASGRLLQSFLTLTLVFILFPPHVAGQGVFEVKLRRVWNPGGRNFTRQCCSGMEVDGKCALPCRTYVRACLRQYSPGHPTDCTFGNMLTSELGQDSFTAPRDHVIRFDIASSWPGSFSMIVELRSLEPGGLIARTEIRRETFFPGKLWANTSHIGVSSNFSLSFRMVCNPNQYGDSCSKFCEPRDDKFGHMTCDANGTHVCLPGWQGLPYCTTPVCSKSCRPNGNCVSPDRCSCQGGWTGPQCNQCVPHPACVHGTCNKPFDCICTPGWGSLYCDLELDYCGRNNPCINGASCKNTNPGQYKCICKPGYTGINCQHELNECDSSPCQNGGMCKDLFNDFNCTCPTGFTGKKCEHNIGDCFDGACQNGGTCVDGVNRYTCSCPAGFSGRACEFAVDKTTGRPTTTTDGNSTSVGTGEHGSSSSWDENKTLILPIVLCGAAVLCVIAGILVWKTCRKRPFCCFASSAKGDPQESNTRTEIRPVDPAVKQVDLDMDPKRLNETDLKHCGAGGTKSRKNPDIIINFVPSHAKKNVNSRLDCQTVGRKLPPERGKGKEIPDSPKAETSRFLKPTNKNSTS
- the LOC125568290 gene encoding uncharacterized protein LOC125568290; protein product: MVYLGHPLHLVLSSSRLDIVLPLVHDGSRREIYRDWRGPYLCGRNKGSKPKARFTPLTAAAWNVRTLLDRGGSERPERRTALVASELGRYNIDIAALSETRLAGEGMLCERGTDYNFFWSGRSPVERREAGVGFAVKSSIACKLPDPPKGISDRLMTLRLPLSNDKRFATIISAYAPTMTNPDEIKDKFYEDLNNVINTVPQADKLIILGDFNARVGCDSSVWEGVIGKHGVGKCNSNGLLLLQTCAEHELLITNTIFKLPTRNRTSWMHPRSKHWHLIDYSIVRKRDRQDVRVTKTMCGADCWTDHRLVVSKLNIRVQPKRRPQGVKKTKRLNTSKLKVSETKNTFSDTLKQRLDSTLLNGQDVETAWAGLRELVYNTALECLGQKIRKHKDWFDDNSTEIEQLLEEKRRAYKAHLVDPSSISKLDTLRKVRSTVQAKLRQMQDTWLSRKADEIQDYADRNDMKNFYNSLNEIYGPTTSGSLSPLLSADGETLISDKDKVLARWAEHFESVLNRPSAINDEAINRLPQVPVDETMDVVPTFVEIQKAVNLLSSGKAPGSDSIPAEVYKEGGAALTEKLYQLFQLIWNHEAVPQDFKDASIIHLYKRKGNRRICDNHRGISLLSIAGKILARVLLNRLIVHLEQGLLPESQCGFRKERGTTDMIFAARQLQEKCQEQNVDLYSTYVDLTKAFDTVNDEVGIGIKYRFDGSVFNLRRLQAKSKISADTVNDLLFADDCALNATSQADLQHSVDLFSSACNNFGLKINTKKTEAMHQPAPGKPYTEPNIIINGQKLNAVDKFIYLGSTLSRNVVLDDEVTNRLAIASAAFGRLRKNVWKRRGIRTDTKIKVYRAVVLPTLLYGSETWTIYKRHAMKLNHFHTTCLRKILNVRWQEKIPDTEVLARAGLPSIHTILKQSQLRWAGHVARMPDERLPKKLLFGELQHGKRCKGGQKKRFKDTLKLSLKAFNIDHTSWELLAQNRQGWRRVIRNGAAACEANWTAAAEERRAARKSQDPKAATIPCPQCPRLFRAQIGLISHLRTHKRP